The following are encoded together in the Rhineura floridana isolate rRhiFlo1 chromosome 21, rRhiFlo1.hap2, whole genome shotgun sequence genome:
- the TP53I13 gene encoding tumor protein p53-inducible protein 13: MGEPRPAPLPPGAPILLVLLSLAGSGEPGDAEKSHFWQNLLPKEQHRCRGVLRLILQQHGDSSWGLRFGDSSLCQSVAFFDHPCAPPFLRRQLALLARACLPHRILASPSGLALERPLALVVRGAGLHMAKMDLAQAVAWLNSHAARQNSQRGGSYWRLLKRAPVASREALQKLFQRSEGHGNPWKLQIPGRKRRALGRAKQLRYPHAAMDHGSNSAVASQDQSRTSIRTPFTSSLRPERKGIPKPASLSGGAELSMTPPSEQDTHLSPPTEGRATGSAVCRCPGRELGKVQDQQGKKEVKGQQVGVRIPTPRTEEAAWAASTLTFLLVVLMLAVLYTRLHQKCRRGRSLYWSTSGEEGNDTVAAVIKHRLLSVQGRRKKRSRHQRSAQRAALLTATSSDSSD, encoded by the exons ATGGGGGAGCCGCGGCCAGCTCCCCTGCCTCCGGGGGCCCCGATCCTGCTCGTCTTGCTCAGCCTGGCGGGGAGCGGAGAGCCAGGAGACGCGGAGAAG TCCCATTTTTGGCAAAATCTTCTACCCAAGGAGCAGCATCGTTGTCGTGGGGTGCTCCGGCTGATCCTCCAGCAG CACGGGGACTCCAGCTGGGGACTCCGCTTTGGGGACTCCAGCCTTTGCCAAAGCGTTGCCTTTTTCGACCACCCGTGTGCACCCCCATTTCTCCGCAGACAGTTGGCCCTGCTGGCCCGAGCCTGCCTGCCTCACCGCATCCTCGCCTCACCCAGTGGCCTCGCATTGGAGCGG CCCCTGGCGCTGGTGGTGAGGGGTGCCGGCCTGCATATGGCAAAGATGGACCTGGCCCAGGCTGTGGCATGGCTCAATAGCCACGCTGCCCGGCAGAACTCCCAGAGAGGCGGAAGCTACTGGCGTTTGCTGAAGCGGGCACCTGTGGCAAGCAGAGAG GCTTTGCAAAAGCTGTTCCAGCGCTCAGAAGGCCACGGAAATCCTTGGAAGTTGCAGATCCCAGGCCGTAAACGGCGGGCTCTTGGCCGGGCTAAACAGCTCCGTTATCCACACGCAGCCATGGACCACGGCAGCAATTCCGCGGTAGCCAGCCAAGATCAAAGCAGAACAAGCATCCGTACTCCTTTTACTTCCAGCTTGCGGCCTGAACGAAAGGGGATTCCGAAGCCGGCGAGCCTCAGTGGAGGGGCCGAACTGAGCATGACACCTCCCTCTGAGCAGGACACCCACCTCTCGCCGCCCACCGAGGGAAGAGCAACTGGCAGCGCGGTATGTCGGTGTCCAGGCAGAGAACTTGGTAAAGTTCAAGACCAGCAGGGGAAGAAGGAAGTGAAAGGGCAGCAAGTGGGGGTCCGCATCCCTACCCCGCGCACCGAAGAAGCAGCCTGGGCCGCCAGCACCCTCACCTTCCTGCTGGTCGTGCTGATGCTCGCGGTCCTCTACACACGGCTCCACCAGAAGTGCCGCCGTGGCCGGAGCCTTTACTGGTCGACAAGCGGCGAGGAAGGGAATGACACAGTGGCTG CTGTCATCAAACACCGTCTCCTCTCGGTCCAGGGCAGGCGCAAGAAACGAAGCCGCCACCAGCGGTCAGCGCAGAGGGCAGCTCTTCTGACGGCGACGTCCAGCGACAGTTCCGACTGA